In the Longimicrobiales bacterium genome, GCTGCAAGCCGAAGGCTTCCCCACCGAGGTAGTCGACGGAGTCGGCGCCGTCACGAAGCTCCCTGAAGAAAAGGGGCGTGAGGCCGATCGCTATCTGTCGTCGGGCCGCGACGCATGCGCTGGGCCGGGAGGTGAAGCTCGCCGACCTGGCGGACAACATGGACGTGTCTTGGCTCGACGAGATCTACGATGCCGCCCGAGAGCGACTGGCCAGGTACACGCTAGCGGTCGAGACCATACGTGCGGCACCACCGCCTACCTCGTCCACGCCCTGACAGGCGAGCTACGACCCCGGGTAACGACTGGCGACCCCACCGACCCGCGCGTAGCCTGATCGGAACGCACACCTCAGGAGACTCCATGACCGGTCCGTCCATGAATCGTCGCGACTTCGCACGCCTCTTCGCCGCTGGTGGGTCGGCTGCACTCCTGGGCCACCCGCGCTTCGCCGGGGCACAGCCGACGCCGCTGACGCGGTCTGCGCTCCGTCCCGCAGCGGTCGACTGGGAGGCGGTCCGAGCTCAGTTCACCATCCCCGAAGAAGTAAGCGTGCTGAACGCCGCCAATCTCTGCCCGGCGCCCAGGGCCGTGCTCGAGGACGTGGCAGCGCACACCACGCGGCTCGACTCCGAGCCATTCCCGTCATACCGGAGCGAGATCCAGTCGGCGAAGGAGACGACCCGCGATCGACTCGCGGCGCATCTCCGCGTGTCACCCGAAGAGATCCTCATCACGCGCAACACGAGCGAGGCGAACAACTGGGTGTCGACAGGACTCGACCTCGGACCGGGCGATGAGGTCCTGATCTTTTCCGACAACCACCCGAGCAACAACCGAGCATGGAAGGAGAAGGGGGCGCGATTCGGGTACACCGTGGTCGAGGTCCCGCACGTCGATCCCCACCCCGGCGCCGAGTACTACCTCGAGGCATTCGAGGCGGCCATCACACCGCGGACCCGCGTGATGACGTTGATGCAGCACACGAACACGTCGGGCGACGTCTTCCCCGCGAAGGAGCTCTGCGCGATGGCGCACGAGCGGGGCGTGCTCACGCTCGTCGATGGCGCACAGTCCTTCGGGCTCTTCGACGTCGATCTCTCCGACTGGCAGCCGGACTTCTTCTCGGGCAGCGCACACAAGTGGCTGTGTGGTCCGAAGGAAGCCGGCGTCCTCTTTGTAAATCAGAGGGTGCACGACCGATTCCACCCGTCTGTGTACAGCGCGTACACCGGCAGCCGAGGGATCTCGCGCACACATGAGGGCCTGGGTCAGCGTGACACACCCACGCTGCACGCGTTCGGCGGGCACATCGCCTTCCTCGGAGAGATCGGTCAGGGTGAGATCGAGGCCCGGAGCCGCGAGCTGGCAACCATGCTGGTGGAGGAGCTGAGCGCACTCGACGAGGTGCACATGTGGACGCCGGCCCAGGCCGAGCGACGTGGAGCGGTGGTGACGTTCCGGCCGGGCGAGCTCGACGCGCGAAGGGTCATCGGAGCGCTTGAGGAGGACGGGATCGTCGCGGCAGCGCGCGGTGGGTCAGACCGCCCTGGGATTCGCTTTTCGCCGCACTTCTACAACTCGGAGCGGGATTGCGAGCGCGCGGTGGAGGCGATCCGGGGGTATTTGAGGACGGGTCTGTAAGGAACAACGGTGGGGGATTGCATTCCCCTTCAGGGTGCGGATAGGAAGTTCAAAAGGCGTATCGCGGCAGGAGGCGAGGTAGAACGGGGCAGGGGGTGAGGAGGGAGGGCGGGGGAGAGGCTGGGAGAGGAGCCGCTGCGTGCGTGACAATGGGTAGGCGAGGTGCGAGATCTGAGTGAGCCGGGAATGGGCCGGCGAGATGGGCGGGGAAGGCGCTGGGAGGAGCATCCCCCGCCTGGCGTGACTTCGGGCGCGTCAGCGGTCGAAGTCCTCGGGCAGGGACTGGTCGAACTCGAAGTCGGGGACGGACTCGGCGGGATCGAAGGCCGGCGTCTGATCGAGGAGCCCCGTGAAGAGATCGGCTTGGGGCGGTCCGCGGGCGGGCGAGAGGTGCGGCGGACCCATGCCTAGATGACTTGCCACCTTTACCGACTCTCGTGCCAAGTGCAGCCTCCCTCACCAAGTTGTTATTGGCCGGTCTCTTGTGGGCCTGCATCTGGAGAATCTGACTCGGGAGAGCTCATGCGGATCCGTCTGTTCCTTCACCTCGTACCCGTCATCGCTGTGGCTGTCCTCTGTCTCTCGAGGCCGGCATCAGCCCAGGTCGAGTTCGATGCCTTATCCGCCATGGAGGCGCGCAGTGTGGGTCCTTCAGGGCAGGGTGGTCGCATCAACGCGGTCGACGTGCTGGTCCACGATCCTGATGTCATCTACGTGGGTGCGGCCGCGGGTGGTGTCTGGCGTTCGAGGAACGGAGGTACCACGTGGGAGCCGATTTTCGATGACCAGGCCGTTCAATCGATTGG is a window encoding:
- a CDS encoding aminotransferase class V-fold PLP-dependent enzyme; its protein translation is MTGPSMNRRDFARLFAAGGSAALLGHPRFAGAQPTPLTRSALRPAAVDWEAVRAQFTIPEEVSVLNAANLCPAPRAVLEDVAAHTTRLDSEPFPSYRSEIQSAKETTRDRLAAHLRVSPEEILITRNTSEANNWVSTGLDLGPGDEVLIFSDNHPSNNRAWKEKGARFGYTVVEVPHVDPHPGAEYYLEAFEAAITPRTRVMTLMQHTNTSGDVFPAKELCAMAHERGVLTLVDGAQSFGLFDVDLSDWQPDFFSGSAHKWLCGPKEAGVLFVNQRVHDRFHPSVYSAYTGSRGISRTHEGLGQRDTPTLHAFGGHIAFLGEIGQGEIEARSRELATMLVEELSALDEVHMWTPAQAERRGAVVTFRPGELDARRVIGALEEDGIVAAARGGSDRPGIRFSPHFYNSERDCERAVEAIRGYLRTGL